In a single window of the Rhizobiaceae bacterium genome:
- a CDS encoding precorrin-8X methylmutase: MIDYDYIRDGTAIYERSFAIIRAEADLSRFDAEEQDVAIRMIHACGQVEAAASFLFSPGFVASARKALKAGAPIFCDAEMVARGVTQARLPAGNEVICTLRDPRTAELARSIGNTRSAAAIELWGEQMKGAVVAIGNAPTALFYLLEKLRDGAPKPAAILGMPVGFVGAAESKEALAAEPYGVPFAIVRGRLGGSAMTAAALNSLARPGL; this comes from the coding sequence ATGATCGACTATGACTATATCCGCGACGGGACCGCGATCTATGAGCGCTCCTTCGCCATCATCCGCGCCGAGGCGGACCTGTCGCGTTTTGACGCGGAGGAGCAGGATGTCGCCATCCGCATGATCCACGCATGCGGTCAGGTCGAGGCGGCGGCAAGCTTCCTGTTCTCCCCCGGCTTCGTTGCCAGCGCCCGGAAGGCGCTCAAGGCGGGCGCGCCGATATTCTGCGACGCGGAGATGGTGGCGCGAGGGGTAACGCAGGCCCGCCTGCCCGCCGGGAACGAGGTGATCTGCACCTTGCGCGACCCGCGCACCGCAGAGCTTGCCCGCAGCATCGGCAACACACGCTCGGCGGCGGCCATCGAGCTTTGGGGCGAGCAGATGAAAGGTGCTGTGGTGGCCATCGGCAATGCGCCGACCGCCCTGTTCTACCTTCTGGAAAAGCTGCGCGATGGCGCACCAAAACCGGCGGCGATCCTTGGAATGCCCGTCGGGTTTGTGGGCGCGGCGGAATCGAAGGAAGCGCTTGCGGCCGAGCCCTACGGCGTACCCTTCGCCATCGTGCGCGGACGCCTCGGCGGCAGCGCAATGACGGCGGCGGCGCTCAATTCGCTGGCGAGGCCGGGGCTGTGA
- the cobG gene encoding precorrin-3B synthase, producing MGAAAKINRRGACPALAAPMQTGDGLLARLNPVSQGLTPAQLIGLSASATRHGNGIVEVTSRGSLQLRGLSQASARALAGDINDLGIDVLTGPSVVAGPLAGIDAAELADPRPLRDMIRAEIARRRLGGRLAPKVSVVVDGSGAWNLDMMEADIRLKAEGNMWRVTAAAEGNSQRLVGTFHAEEAVATALAMLEELALLGSVARARDLRIVGEMIPRDTDGQAPLGAIALHERRMAVAFALPFGTAMADQLEDFARQAHHFGVTEFRPAPPRTLIAILCPNTCAELLAFAEQTGFVIDPESPLLRIHACPGAPACASATFDTRAAARQIVEAVPALFEDRSFSLHVSGCPKGCAHPATATVTLVGNENGIGVIDGGTARSTPALHCRLDEKELSALFGRKHDDRL from the coding sequence ATGGGCGCGGCGGCCAAGATCAACCGGCGCGGCGCCTGCCCGGCGCTGGCCGCGCCCATGCAGACCGGCGACGGCCTGCTGGCGCGGCTCAATCCGGTTTCGCAAGGGCTGACACCGGCTCAATTGATCGGCCTGTCCGCATCCGCCACGCGGCACGGCAACGGCATTGTCGAAGTGACCTCGCGCGGCAGCCTTCAGCTTCGGGGATTGTCACAGGCCTCGGCTCGCGCGCTCGCCGGCGACATCAACGATCTCGGCATCGACGTGCTGACGGGGCCGAGCGTCGTCGCAGGTCCGCTTGCCGGGATAGATGCGGCGGAGCTTGCCGATCCGCGCCCCTTGCGCGACATGATCCGCGCCGAGATTGCACGGCGTCGGCTTGGCGGGCGGCTCGCGCCGAAAGTATCGGTGGTCGTGGATGGCAGCGGCGCATGGAACCTCGACATGATGGAGGCCGACATTCGATTGAAGGCCGAAGGAAATATGTGGCGCGTGACGGCTGCGGCAGAGGGAAACTCGCAGCGTCTGGTCGGGACCTTCCATGCGGAGGAGGCCGTCGCCACAGCACTGGCCATGCTGGAAGAACTTGCGCTGCTCGGCTCTGTGGCGCGCGCCCGCGACCTGCGGATCGTCGGCGAAATGATCCCACGCGACACGGACGGACAAGCACCTCTGGGCGCGATTGCCCTGCATGAAAGACGAATGGCGGTTGCCTTCGCCCTGCCCTTCGGCACGGCCATGGCGGATCAGCTTGAAGACTTTGCAAGGCAGGCGCACCATTTCGGCGTGACGGAATTTCGCCCCGCGCCGCCGCGCACACTGATTGCGATTCTCTGTCCGAATACATGCGCGGAACTGCTTGCGTTTGCTGAACAAACCGGCTTCGTGATTGATCCTGAAAGCCCGCTCTTGCGCATCCATGCCTGCCCGGGCGCTCCGGCTTGCGCCTCGGCCACATTCGATACCCGCGCGGCCGCCCGGCAGATTGTCGAGGCCGTTCCGGCGCTCTTTGAGGACCGTTCCTTCTCTCTGCATGTGTCCGGTTGCCCGAAAGGCTGCGCGCATCCGGCCACGGCGACAGTGACGCTGGTGGGCAACGAAAACGGCATCGGTGTTATCGACGGCGGAACCGCGCGCAGCACACCTGCGCTGCACTGCCGGTTGGACGAGAAAGAATTGAGCGCACTCTTCGGCCGGAAGCATGATGATCGACTATGA
- the cobN gene encoding cobaltochelatase subunit CobN, translated as MHILATTSASLEDLIEPVDLKQTPADVVALSFTDSDLAGIAAGWKGVALPSLRLAALRDLRHPMSVDLWIDSVARHAKVVLVRILGGYDWWRYGCDQLAALARRQGIKLALLPGECRDEDARLIECSTVSRDQLDHLLGFFREGGPQNMARLAEYLGAMARGETGHAVPVAVPKAGFYHAGAGLSETAPAFDARKPVVPIIFYRSMLLAADAAPIDALAEALERKGFATQPIFVNSLKDPAALAFVEKALAALKPAAIVTATAFAAGAEPGEQTLFDRAGVPVFQVITATTRREAWLENQRGLAPADLAMHVVLPELDGRILAGAISFKAEAEPDANAGYRGLVNLPEPDRIEQVASRIAQSMRLAQTERAQRKLIILIPDYPAAEGRTGYAVGLDVPSSVLAMLHDLKDAGYTIDSIPESLRALLDLLDRGGHALEAGDYATALAGLPPAAKAKLAETWGKPPSARMAFRAASFGNVTVALAPDRGRSEDRRADYHDPTLAPQHELVAFGFWMQRVLGVHVIVHVGAHGTLEWLPGKTVALSRDCFPEIVTGGLPVIYPFIVSNPGEAAQAKRRIGAVTLGHLPPPLAAAELDAKQQVLQRLVDEYAQADGLDRRRRDRLAKLIVETATETGLAGDAGVARTDAPDEALRRIDAWLCDLKDFAIKDGLHVYGRSPDCEGVRLESAQNERHALLQALDGRHVTAGPSGAPARGRSDVFPTGRNLYTADPRTMPTPTAFDLGRAAADEVLRDYLQSHGEWPRALVIDLWGSASLRTGGEEIAQGLALMGCRPQWDAATGRVTGIEVLPPAILGRPRVDVTFRISGLFRDMFPTQIALLDAAAQAVAAREETEEENPLAEKVRATGKTPARVYGSAPGTYGAGIEDRLARSDWAHRDELGQAYLAATSHAFGGAEGAAVEAPDAFAERLAEADLLVHSGDDPGRDILEGSADVAFIGGFAAALAALGRNADVVVLDTTDPNRPRPRSVAQAVGRVVRARATNPRFIEGQMRHGPRGAAEFAETVDRLVAFAETTEAISGDLIGAVHDAYLGNETVRAFLLRENPKAARAIARRFADARRRGLWRPLRNAIDDELAALIAEAAA; from the coding sequence ATGCACATTCTGGCCACCACATCGGCCTCGCTCGAGGACCTGATAGAGCCGGTCGATCTGAAACAGACGCCGGCCGATGTGGTGGCTTTGTCCTTCACCGATTCCGACCTCGCGGGCATTGCCGCCGGATGGAAGGGCGTCGCCCTGCCCTCGCTGCGGCTGGCGGCGTTGCGCGACCTGCGCCATCCGATGTCCGTGGACCTGTGGATCGACAGCGTGGCGCGCCACGCGAAGGTCGTTCTGGTGCGTATCCTCGGCGGTTATGACTGGTGGCGCTACGGCTGCGACCAGCTCGCCGCTCTCGCGCGGCGGCAGGGAATAAAGCTGGCGCTCCTGCCGGGCGAATGCCGCGACGAGGACGCGCGGCTGATCGAATGCTCCACTGTTTCGCGGGACCAACTCGACCACCTGCTCGGCTTCTTCCGCGAGGGCGGACCGCAGAACATGGCGAGGCTTGCGGAATACCTCGGGGCGATGGCGCGCGGCGAAACCGGGCACGCCGTTCCCGTGGCCGTTCCGAAGGCCGGGTTTTATCATGCGGGCGCGGGCTTGTCGGAAACAGCGCCCGCATTCGACGCGCGCAAGCCCGTCGTGCCGATCATCTTCTATCGTTCCATGCTCCTGGCGGCGGACGCCGCGCCAATCGACGCGCTTGCCGAAGCGCTGGAGCGCAAAGGCTTTGCAACCCAACCGATTTTCGTCAATTCGCTGAAAGACCCCGCGGCGCTCGCATTTGTCGAAAAGGCGCTGGCGGCACTGAAGCCCGCAGCAATTGTGACCGCGACGGCCTTTGCGGCGGGCGCGGAACCGGGTGAACAGACCTTGTTCGACCGCGCGGGTGTGCCCGTGTTCCAGGTCATCACCGCGACCACCCGCCGGGAGGCATGGCTGGAGAACCAGCGCGGACTGGCGCCAGCCGACCTTGCCATGCATGTCGTCCTGCCCGAACTGGATGGCCGGATATTGGCCGGCGCGATTTCGTTCAAGGCCGAAGCTGAGCCGGATGCCAATGCGGGCTATCGCGGGCTGGTCAACCTGCCCGAACCGGACCGCATCGAGCAGGTCGCGTCGCGCATCGCGCAGTCGATGCGACTTGCGCAGACGGAGCGCGCGCAGCGCAAGCTCATCATCCTCATTCCCGACTATCCGGCGGCGGAAGGCCGCACGGGCTATGCGGTCGGGCTTGACGTGCCGTCGAGCGTGCTCGCCATGCTGCACGACTTGAAGGATGCGGGCTACACGATTGACTCGATTCCGGAATCGCTGCGTGCACTGCTCGACCTTCTGGATCGGGGTGGCCATGCGCTGGAAGCGGGGGACTATGCGACGGCGCTCGCCGGTCTTCCGCCCGCCGCCAAGGCGAAGCTGGCAGAGACGTGGGGTAAGCCACCCTCCGCGCGGATGGCGTTTCGCGCTGCAAGCTTTGGCAATGTCACGGTGGCTCTCGCGCCGGACCGGGGTCGCTCGGAAGACCGGCGCGCGGACTATCACGACCCGACGCTTGCTCCGCAGCATGAACTAGTGGCCTTCGGATTCTGGATGCAACGCGTGCTTGGCGTGCATGTGATCGTCCATGTCGGCGCGCATGGAACGCTGGAGTGGCTGCCGGGCAAGACGGTGGCGCTGAGCCGCGACTGCTTCCCGGAAATCGTGACGGGCGGCCTGCCCGTCATCTATCCGTTCATCGTTTCCAATCCGGGCGAGGCGGCCCAGGCCAAGCGGCGCATCGGCGCGGTAACGCTCGGCCATCTTCCGCCGCCGCTCGCCGCCGCCGAACTCGACGCGAAGCAGCAGGTGCTGCAACGTCTCGTGGACGAATATGCGCAGGCGGACGGGCTCGACCGCCGTCGCCGCGACCGGCTGGCAAAGCTCATTGTCGAGACCGCGACCGAGACCGGCCTTGCCGGCGATGCGGGCGTGGCGCGCACCGACGCGCCAGACGAGGCGCTGCGCCGCATCGACGCCTGGCTCTGCGACCTCAAGGACTTCGCGATCAAGGACGGGCTGCACGTCTATGGACGAAGCCCGGACTGCGAAGGCGTGCGGCTCGAGAGCGCGCAGAACGAGCGCCATGCGCTGCTTCAGGCGCTGGACGGCAGACATGTCACGGCTGGCCCATCCGGCGCGCCCGCGCGGGGTCGCTCGGACGTGTTTCCGACGGGGCGCAACCTTTACACCGCCGACCCGCGCACCATGCCGACCCCGACCGCGTTCGATCTGGGTAGGGCCGCCGCCGATGAGGTGCTGCGCGACTATCTGCAAAGCCATGGCGAGTGGCCGCGCGCGCTCGTCATCGACCTGTGGGGCAGCGCGTCCCTGCGCACCGGCGGAGAGGAGATCGCGCAGGGGCTGGCGCTGATGGGCTGCCGCCCGCAATGGGATGCCGCGACGGGGCGCGTGACCGGCATCGAGGTGCTGCCGCCTGCGATCCTCGGGCGACCGCGCGTCGATGTGACGTTCCGCATCTCCGGCCTGTTCCGCGACATGTTCCCGACGCAGATCGCACTGCTCGACGCCGCCGCGCAGGCGGTCGCCGCGCGCGAGGAAACCGAAGAAGAAAACCCGCTTGCCGAAAAGGTGCGGGCGACGGGCAAGACGCCCGCGCGCGTCTACGGGTCCGCTCCGGGCACCTATGGCGCGGGGATCGAAGACCGGCTGGCGCGAAGCGACTGGGCGCATCGCGACGAGCTGGGCCAAGCCTACCTTGCCGCGACCTCGCACGCTTTCGGCGGCGCGGAAGGGGCGGCGGTCGAAGCGCCGGACGCCTTTGCCGAACGACTGGCCGAAGCGGACCTGCTGGTGCACAGCGGCGACGATCCGGGCCGCGACATATTGGAAGGCTCGGCGGACGTAGCATTCATCGGCGGCTTCGCGGCTGCGCTGGCCGCGCTCGGCCGCAACGCGGATGTGGTGGTGCTGGACACCACCGACCCGAACCGCCCGCGCCCGCGCTCCGTCGCACAGGCGGTTGGCCGCGTGGTGCGGGCGCGTGCAACCAATCCGCGCTTCATCGAAGGCCAGATGCGCCACGGGCCTCGCGGCGCGGCGGAGTTCGCCGAAACGGTGGACCGGCTGGTCGCCTTCGCGGAGACCACCGAGGCGATCTCCGGCGATCTCATCGGCGCGGTCCATGACGCCTATCTCGGCAATGAGACGGTGCGCGCCTTCCTTCTGCGGGAGAACCCGAAGGCCGCGCGCGCAATCGCCCGCCGCTTCGCGGATGCGCGCAGGCGCGGCCTCTGGCGTCCGCTGCGCAACGCCATCGACGACGAACTGGCCGCGCTGATCGCGGAGGCGGCGGCGTGA
- the cobW gene encoding cobalamin biosynthesis protein CobW → MTQALDRIPCTVITGFLGAGKTTLVRNLIENTKGKRLAVIVNEFGDVGIDGDILKGCGIDTCPEENIVELANGCICCTVADDFVPALDQILSRQPKVDHILIETSGLALPKPLVQAFQWPSVKSRVTVDGVVAVVDGAALAGGQVASDLDALAAQRSADESLDHEDPVEEVFEDQVACADLIILSKSDLIDADGAARANAIIGEHSGRAVQIVPTSHGKVDPSVLLGLGLGVEDDIENRKTHHDDELDHEHDDFDTFVIDIPAVADPAVLAARAAEAAEKENVLRLKGFVEVAGKPMRLLVQAVGPRVNHYYDRQWHPGEARRSSVVVIGLKGLDRAAIEKILIG, encoded by the coding sequence ATGACCCAGGCACTCGACCGCATTCCCTGCACCGTCATCACCGGCTTTCTCGGCGCGGGAAAAACCACGCTGGTGCGCAACCTGATCGAGAACACGAAGGGCAAGCGCCTTGCCGTGATCGTCAACGAGTTCGGCGATGTCGGCATAGACGGCGACATACTCAAGGGCTGCGGCATCGACACCTGCCCGGAGGAAAACATCGTGGAACTTGCCAATGGTTGCATCTGCTGCACCGTGGCCGACGATTTCGTGCCCGCGCTCGACCAGATCCTGTCGCGCCAGCCGAAGGTGGACCATATCCTGATCGAGACATCGGGGCTCGCCCTGCCGAAACCGCTGGTGCAGGCATTCCAGTGGCCGAGCGTGAAAAGCCGCGTGACGGTGGATGGCGTGGTGGCCGTGGTGGACGGGGCCGCACTCGCGGGCGGACAGGTCGCCTCCGACCTCGACGCGCTTGCCGCACAGCGCTCGGCGGACGAATCGCTGGACCATGAGGACCCGGTGGAAGAAGTGTTCGAGGATCAGGTCGCCTGCGCCGACCTCATCATCCTGTCCAAGAGCGACCTGATCGACGCCGATGGCGCGGCGCGCGCCAACGCCATCATCGGCGAGCACAGCGGACGGGCGGTGCAGATCGTGCCGACCTCCCACGGCAAGGTCGATCCCTCGGTTCTGCTCGGATTGGGGCTGGGCGTCGAGGACGACATCGAAAACCGCAAGACCCATCATGACGACGAACTCGACCACGAGCATGACGATTTCGATACGTTCGTGATCGACATTCCGGCGGTGGCGGACCCGGCGGTGCTAGCCGCGCGGGCGGCAGAAGCGGCGGAAAAGGAAAATGTGCTGCGCCTGAAAGGTTTCGTCGAGGTGGCGGGCAAGCCCATGCGCCTTCTGGTGCAGGCCGTGGGGCCGCGCGTCAACCACTATTACGACCGCCAGTGGCACCCCGGAGAGGCGCGGCGTTCGAGCGTCGTGGTGATCGGCCTCAAGGGGCTTGACCGGGCCGCGATCGAGAAGATCCTGATAGGCTGA
- a CDS encoding DUF1636 family protein: MDANPLCADEGEDAAVTIVVCASCRDESGSDAHPRAGEVLARATASAACGAVRVRQVECLGNCKRRLSAALLRAGCWSYVFGYLTIESGPDLVAGAELFAHTTDGTLPWRGRPDSLKRGLVARIPPSGFLKDIA, encoded by the coding sequence TTGGACGCCAACCCTCTTTGCGCAGATGAAGGCGAGGACGCCGCAGTCACGATCGTCGTGTGTGCGTCCTGTCGTGACGAATCAGGTTCGGACGCGCATCCGCGCGCGGGCGAAGTGCTGGCGCGCGCAACTGCGAGCGCGGCCTGCGGCGCGGTACGTGTGCGGCAGGTCGAATGCCTCGGCAATTGCAAGCGGCGGCTCAGCGCCGCACTGCTGCGTGCCGGCTGCTGGAGCTATGTGTTCGGCTACCTGACCATCGAAAGCGGACCCGATCTGGTGGCCGGAGCCGAGCTTTTCGCCCACACCACCGACGGAACGCTGCCATGGCGCGGGCGTCCCGATTCCCTCAAGCGCGGCCTTGTAGCGCGCATTCCTCCCTCCGGCTTCCTGAAGGACATCGCATGA
- a CDS encoding winged helix-turn-helix domain-containing protein: MKKEKISLSQARRAMLAAQGFCEPRPTGPINRGHLNRMLGRIGLLQIDSVSAVVRAHYMPAFSRLGPYPMSLLDEATAPRRRLLFEYWAHEASLLPLELWPLMQWRMQRARENDKGEIYAGLARWAEGKSAFIEEIFAEVEARGPVAASEIEGHKGSGGWWGWSDAKAAFEWLFWAGRITAHSRRGFERLYDLPERALPRAVIDAPVPDTAEAHRQLLRISARALGIGTAQCLRDYFRLSPSDINGRIEELVEEGDLLPVSIEGWHRPGYVWKDARFPRKVEAQALLAPFDPLVFERTRTEKLFDFHYRIEIYTPAEKRRYGYYVLPFLLNEAIVARVDLRADRPNGTLRVLAAFAEPGAPPQTAEALMQQLRSMQGWLGLERMEVTPAGDLGPALADLSTS, translated from the coding sequence ATGAAAAAAGAAAAGATCAGCCTTTCCCAAGCCCGCCGCGCAATGCTCGCGGCGCAAGGCTTTTGCGAACCGCGCCCGACCGGGCCGATCAATCGCGGCCATCTGAACAGGATGCTGGGAAGGATCGGCCTTCTCCAGATTGATTCTGTAAGCGCGGTGGTGCGCGCACACTATATGCCCGCCTTTTCCCGACTTGGTCCCTACCCCATGTCGCTGCTCGACGAGGCGACAGCACCGCGCAGGCGTCTCCTGTTCGAATATTGGGCGCATGAGGCCTCGCTGCTGCCGCTGGAGCTTTGGCCACTGATGCAGTGGCGCATGCAACGCGCCCGCGAAAACGACAAAGGCGAAATCTATGCGGGACTGGCGCGATGGGCCGAGGGAAAGAGCGCCTTCATCGAGGAGATATTCGCCGAGGTAGAGGCGCGCGGGCCGGTGGCGGCCTCGGAAATCGAGGGGCACAAGGGCAGCGGCGGCTGGTGGGGCTGGTCCGACGCCAAGGCCGCGTTCGAATGGCTGTTCTGGGCGGGGCGCATCACCGCCCATTCGCGGCGCGGCTTCGAGCGGCTCTACGACCTGCCCGAGCGCGCACTGCCAAGGGCCGTGATCGACGCGCCCGTGCCTGACACCGCCGAGGCGCACCGGCAATTGCTGCGCATTTCGGCGCGGGCGCTGGGGATAGGCACGGCGCAATGCCTGCGCGACTATTTCCGCCTGTCCCCGTCAGACATTAACGGCAGGATCGAGGAACTGGTGGAGGAAGGCGATCTGCTGCCCGTCAGCATCGAAGGCTGGCACCGGCCCGGCTACGTCTGGAAAGATGCGCGCTTTCCACGCAAGGTCGAGGCGCAGGCCCTGCTCGCGCCCTTCGATCCGCTCGTTTTCGAGCGTACGCGAACCGAGAAGCTGTTCGATTTCCACTACCGGATCGAGATTTACACGCCGGCTGAAAAGCGCCGCTACGGCTATTACGTCCTGCCCTTCCTGCTGAACGAGGCAATCGTCGCACGGGTCGATCTTCGCGCAGACCGCCCGAATGGCACGTTGCGCGTGCTGGCCGCCTTTGCCGAACCCGGCGCGCCACCGCAGACTGCCGAGGCACTGATGCAGCAATTGCGGTCGATGCAGGGCTGGCTCGGCCTCGAACGCATGGAAGTCACGCCTGCCGGCGACCTGGGTCCGGCGCTGGCAGACCTGTCGACGTCGTAG
- a CDS encoding NADH-quinone oxidoreductase subunit A, giving the protein MSALLSSYLPIIIFLAVAMVVGLALIVAPFLVAYRNPDPEKLSAYECGFNSFDDARMKFDVRFYLVSILFIIFDLEVAFLFPWAVSFGSIGMLGFWSMMIFLAVLTIGFVYEWKKGALEWD; this is encoded by the coding sequence ATGAGCGCTCTTCTGAGTTCCTATCTGCCGATCATCATATTTCTGGCCGTGGCCATGGTGGTCGGCCTCGCTTTGATCGTCGCGCCCTTCCTTGTCGCCTATCGCAATCCGGACCCTGAAAAGCTGTCGGCCTACGAGTGCGGTTTCAACTCGTTCGACGATGCGCGCATGAAGTTCGACGTGCGATTCTATCTGGTGTCGATCCTGTTCATCATCTTCGACCTCGAAGTTGCCTTCCTGTTTCCCTGGGCGGTATCGTTCGGTTCCATCGGAATGCTCGGCTTCTGGTCCATGATGATTTTCCTGGCCGTGCTCACGATCGGCTTCGTCTACGAATGGAAGAAAGGTGCGCTGGAATGGGATTGA
- a CDS encoding NADH-quinone oxidoreductase subunit B, which produces MGLNDNSGTLVAPKPKGILDPRTGKPVGSDDVFFGELNNELSDKGFLVTSSEALITWARTGSLMWMTFGLACCAVEMMHISMPRYDAERFGIAPRASPRQSDVMIVAGTLTNKMAPALRKVYDQMPEPRYVISMGSCANGGGYYHYSYSVVRGCDRVVPVDIYVPGCPPTAEALLYGILLLQKKIRRTGTIER; this is translated from the coding sequence ATGGGATTGAACGACAATTCCGGCACGCTCGTTGCGCCGAAGCCGAAAGGCATACTCGATCCGCGCACCGGCAAGCCTGTGGGTTCGGACGATGTATTCTTCGGCGAACTGAACAACGAGCTTTCCGACAAGGGCTTTCTCGTCACCTCTTCGGAAGCGCTGATTACCTGGGCGCGCACCGGCTCGCTGATGTGGATGACGTTCGGCCTTGCCTGCTGCGCGGTCGAGATGATGCATATTTCCATGCCGCGCTACGATGCGGAACGCTTCGGCATCGCACCGCGCGCCTCGCCGCGCCAGTCGGACGTGATGATCGTCGCGGGCACGCTGACCAACAAGATGGCGCCCGCGCTGCGCAAGGTCTACGACCAGATGCCGGAGCCGCGCTACGTCATCTCCATGGGGTCGTGCGCCAATGGCGGCGGCTATTACCACTATTCCTATTCGGTGGTGCGCGGTTGTGACCGCGTCGTGCCGGTTGACATCTATGTTCCGGGCTGCCCGCCGACGGCTGAGGCGTTGCTCTACGGCATTCTCCTTCTCCAGAAGAAGATCCGCCGCACCGGAACGATCGAGCGGTGA
- a CDS encoding NADH-quinone oxidoreductase subunit C, with protein MSEALNDLSAYIAEKLPGRIEDSLVAYGELTITVDASNIVPVLEFLRRDVQCEFVSIIDISGADYPSRLKRFDVVYHLLSPRQNQRIRVKLHTDEQTPVPSVTGVFPGADWYEREAYDLYGILFSGHPDLRRLLTDYGFEGHPLRKDFPLTGFVEVRYDDEAKRVVYEPVELKQEFRNFDFLSPWEGTDYVLPGDEKAKTN; from the coding sequence ATGAGTGAAGCGCTGAACGACCTTTCTGCCTATATCGCCGAAAAGCTTCCGGGCAGGATCGAGGATTCGCTGGTCGCCTATGGCGAACTGACGATCACGGTTGATGCATCGAACATCGTGCCGGTGCTGGAGTTCCTGCGCCGCGACGTCCAGTGCGAGTTCGTGTCGATCATCGACATTTCAGGCGCGGATTATCCCTCGCGCCTGAAAAGGTTCGATGTCGTCTACCATCTGCTTTCGCCTCGCCAGAACCAGCGAATCCGGGTGAAGCTTCATACGGACGAGCAGACCCCGGTACCCTCCGTTACTGGCGTGTTCCCGGGGGCGGACTGGTATGAGCGCGAGGCTTACGACCTTTACGGCATCCTGTTTTCCGGCCATCCGGACCTGCGCCGCCTGCTGACCGATTACGGTTTCGAGGGGCATCCGCTGCGCAAGGATTTCCCGCTGACCGGCTTTGTCGAAGTGCGCTACGACGACGAGGCCAAGCGCGTCGTCTACGAGCCGGTCGAGTTGAAGCAGGAATTTCGCAATTTCGATTTCCTCTCGCCATGGGAGGGCACGGACTACGTGCTGCCCGGTGACGAAAAAGCCAAGACGAATTGA
- a CDS encoding NADH-quinone oxidoreductase subunit D, producing MAETSVRNFNINFGPQHPAAHGVLRLVLELDGEVVDRVDPHIGLLHRGTEKLIEAKTYLQAVPYFDRLDYVAPMNQEHAFALAVERLLDIEVPRRGQLIRVLYSEIGRILSHLLNVTTQAMDVGALTPPLWGFEEREKLMVFYERACGARMHAAYFRPGGVHQDLPQKLVEDIGKWIDPFLKTVADLDDLLTGNRIFKQRNVDIGVVSLDDAWAWGFSGVMVRGSGAAWDLRKSQPYECYPEMEFDIPIGKNGDCYDRYLIRMEEMRQSARIMRQCVDRLLGSDASGPVSNLDGKVVPPKRDAMKRSMEALIHHFKLYTEGYHVPAGEVYAAVEAPKGEFGVYLVSDGTNKPYRCKLRAPGFAHLQAMDFLCRGHMLADVSAVLGSLDIVFGEVDR from the coding sequence ATGGCTGAAACCTCTGTCCGCAACTTCAACATCAATTTCGGCCCGCAGCATCCGGCGGCGCATGGCGTTCTGCGCCTTGTGCTGGAGCTGGACGGCGAGGTGGTGGATCGCGTCGATCCGCATATCGGCCTGCTGCATCGCGGCACGGAAAAGCTGATCGAAGCCAAGACCTATTTGCAGGCCGTGCCCTATTTCGACAGGCTCGACTATGTCGCACCGATGAATCAGGAGCACGCCTTCGCGCTCGCCGTCGAGCGGCTGCTCGACATCGAGGTGCCCCGGCGCGGGCAACTGATCCGGGTGCTCTATTCCGAGATCGGGCGCATCCTGTCCCATCTTCTCAACGTCACGACACAGGCCATGGATGTCGGCGCGCTGACGCCGCCGCTCTGGGGTTTCGAGGAACGCGAGAAGCTGATGGTATTCTACGAACGGGCCTGCGGCGCGCGCATGCATGCGGCCTATTTCCGGCCCGGCGGCGTGCATCAGGACCTGCCACAGAAGCTGGTCGAGGACATCGGCAAGTGGATCGATCCCTTCCTCAAGACGGTTGCAGACCTTGATGACCTGCTGACCGGCAACCGCATCTTCAAGCAGCGCAACGTCGATATCGGCGTCGTCTCGCTCGACGATGCGTGGGCATGGGGCTTTTCGGGTGTCATGGTGCGTGGCTCCGGCGCCGCATGGGATTTGCGCAAGAGCCAGCCCTATGAATGCTATCCGGAGATGGAGTTCGACATTCCGATCGGCAAGAACGGCGATTGCTATGACCGCTATCTGATCCGCATGGAAGAAATGCGCCAGTCGGCGCGCATCATGCGCCAGTGCGTGGACCGTCTGCTCGGCTCCGACGCGAGCGGCCCTGTGTCGAATCTCGACGGCAAGGTCGTGCCGCCGAAGCGCGACGCGATGAAGCGGTCGATGGAAGCGCTGATCCACCATTTCAAGCTCTATACCGAGGGCTATCACGTACCTGCGGGCGAGGTGTACGCCGCCGTCGAAGCGCCGAAGGGCGAGTTCGGCGTGTATCTGGTCTCGGACGGCACCAACAAGCCCTATCGTTGCAAGCTGCGCGCGCCCGGCTTCGCGCATTTGCAGGCCATGGATTTTCTCTGTCGCGGCCACATGCTGGCCGACGTCTCCGCCGTCCTCGGCTCCCTCGACATCGTGTTTGGTGAGGTTGACCGCTAA